CTTAAAATTAAAGAAACTAGTTACACGCAATATAACATTGAAGTAATAGAAACAAATTAGTTGGAAATAGTAACAAAACAAGGAACAAACCAATAAGAAAAAAACTAATCAAAACCAGTTACACACATTACTACAAGAACATGGTTACTTGTCGTCCCCATCATGCAAAAAATAACTAAACATCTAAATCAATAAGGAAACCGGTTACAAAACATTATACCAAGAATCTGGTTACTTACCATGTCCATAAGCTCCTCCCCACAAGTTTGAAGCTTGTAAAACCACACATTCTTAGCCATTTTAACAAAAGTATAATCCATGGGTGGATTGGTAATGTTATCGATATCTGAAAACTTCTtcttccttaaaaaaaaaaaattatattaataaaaatttacataacaaaatcattaatattaaacaaaaaaaaaatacttgttTTTAAAAATCATCTTATCATCAATCCAAGCAACATAATACATGCATTCATCCTTTAAAACATTCtgttcaatctcatctttaaatGGAAGCAACCCTTTTACAATCAACATTTCTTCTACCTTCCTCTTCACATCTTCTTTTACTTCAGATGAACCAAATTCAGTAACAAAACGAGATTTAACATGAGCACTAGGTTTAGGTTCTCTCTTTTCAATAGCAACTAGAACTTCTTCAGCATCACCAACCAACACAAATTTCCAATCATCATTATTGCTGCTTGAGCTCTTTGATCCTTCTGCATGCCCCACAGTTTTATCAATAACCTTCAAAATCTTCGGATCAATATATATTCGCTCAAAACTCAAATCAACAAAACTGAACTTAGCCTTCTTTGCATTATCCTATAATCAAGAATAATAAAACCAGTCACAACAAATTCccttttgaataaaataatacaaagaaaaaaaaattgatctcATTAATACCTCACTTCTAGTCTCAATATTTGATAACTCCAACCCAATATAAATACCATCAAAATCTTCCCTTAAATCCTTCCCATAACCCTAagcaaaaaacaaaaattaaactgGTAACACCAAGAACTGGTTACACTAACAAACTTACACATAACAAAATACTATTATATAAGAGAAACCAATTACCTTACCACCATCAAAATCTTCACCTAAATCTATCCCACAAAACtagacaaaaaataaaataaaaatgaaactaGTTACACAAAAACAAAGTTACATAGAAGAAACCAATTACCTTAGTATCTAAGAGAAACAAGGCTAGAAACTTTATCAAAGTCAATTGGCTTTTTCCCTTCATCAAATCCAACAGTTaaaattagtttattaaaataattttgtttattaaaattagtgtaaagttttaattaaacatttattttattttatgaattttgaaaatatatttaaatcatttagaaataataaaacaattgaaaACCAAATAAATCATTAAAGTGAGGGGTAACACGagaatataaaatatttaaatacatGGAGGGTATTAAATTATGTAATTTTTACAAATAGAGGGTACCAAtagataattataaaaaatagagGATAAATTGATGCCCTTTTCATTTCTCTGTCTTAATTTTTtctatatttgtaaatatatttacttatatttggaaaagaaaaacaataaagtCCTATTTTAAAGTAAAGACAATGGAATGTTTTGGTAACTATTCGATTCGATCGTGCCAAACTTGACATGGGTGGTGTGGGTCATTTTTATAGACAACAATGCTAAAGATTGGGTATCATAATGGAAGAGTAAATCTGTTGATGAGATTCTGTTCTTGTCTACTTCACTCAGTGCCAATGAGAGGAAAGTTGGAACCAAATAAAGTGATAAGACAAGATAAGCAGGATGATTCTCTATCTTCTTGTTCTACCTTCTATGTTACAAATTAGGTCTATTTTTGTTAACTTAAATTGGTTAATGATAATAATCTCTTTTTAAAAAAGAAggttaataataataatcaaatcctAAACATGTATTATAATAAAAAAGTTCATTAAAATGTATGATATGATTTAATAAGAAAACTTGTCGTCACACTATGTGAAAAAATAGTTTGAGTTTCTTTACAatattatatgaaaactcaataatTTTATCAAGTTGCACTTCTTAAATAGAGTATATATTTAAATTCTTATATTTTAGCTCCTTCAATTTCTATGAATCAGCATAAACTAGTACCGTCCAATACTTTGTTAATAATTTTCGTGTACACTTTCAATACATATTTTTCTTGAAAAGTAATTTTTAATAggtttatattaatattttaaaatgataTTACTTAAAAGTTTTATTATAACCAAAcataaccttttttttttaaaaaaaaaaaagatacattttattttATCAATTGTAATGCTAAATAACTCAATGCCTGAACATAATTCTAGATATATTCCCAGTATTGTTATTGAGTTGAGTATATGTGCGAGTTTGGAGAGTCATCACTAGAGTAGGCCAATACATAATCATCACAATCCCAATATAGCTATGATTTCGTATATAGCTGGTTTTACTACGGATAAAGTTAACCAATGAAAAAAAGAGTCCATACTGAGAAAGTTTTTGCCAAATGTTTTAGGTTTTGATGAGCGGTGGCATCAATCATATTTGCTTTTGTCTATATAGTTCTTTTCGAATCAATTAAAATTAAGGAATATCACAATGTTCCTCTTACTCataattaatgtatatattttatatctATTGTCAACTTATATTGTTATATAAAAGAAACATTACGAAGTTGCGTTAGAAAACTACTTTCCACCATTTTTTTTTCTACTGGTTTTAACTTTTCAACAAAGCAAAACTTACAAATACCAAGTAAGAACATATCAGTTTCATGCAACTGAATAAATTATCATAAGATACTATAGACTTGACCACCCCACCCATCGATCCCATAATAGGTTTAACAATTTTTTCCTTCTTCTTAAATATCAAGAACTGCATCAATGGTGGTCACAGCTCAACTCAACATACTTTTTTCTACCATAAATAATTAGCttagttagaaaaatcaaagagtCTCCACCAAGGGGGGACATAGTAGTCCAAACGCTGTTCCACCACAATTTTGATGAGTGCTTGTATTTCAAGTCATCCAAACAcaaataataatgtaatattttctttttctatatctattttttttactGGTAACTTCATGAACAAACATTGGAAATCACATTTATTTTGCTTGATCTGAGAGACGATCTACTCTGTTTTTAACATTATTACATAGGTTTGTTTGAAGATAAGGGAGATCAATGCTTCAAGTTTCACATCTTTATCTTGTTATATTATTAAGGCTATGTTACGGGAGCCCAAGCCCAAGTGGGAAGCCCAATATTGCTGGACTAGGAGGCCATTCAGAACCACATAAAGAAGTGGGTAGGAGACCCGAAACCAGCTGATAATCTAGCTCTTGAAGAAAACGAAGACAACAAAATGGAAGAGGAAGAGAGCATCAACCCAGCTGAAAGGAAGGTGCGTAACAAGCGAGAGCGCGTCAAGCCACGTTGGCTCCAAGATTACATTATGCTGTTTGAGCATTGAGGGCTGTGAGAGTTGTGACAAATTTCTGTTAGTCTACAACTTTGTGaatttgacatatatatatatttagactAATGTAATGAGGGGAGTGTTGAATGAAATTGCAAATTTTCTTTGGGAGATTAGCTCTGTCTCGAAGAGAGCCTGTAGTGTAACATTGGTGCTTTCAATGACCCTTTCCTTCACCATGAAGAATGAGGAGATAGCTGCTATGCTTCAAGCTTTGGACCTCAAGTTTCAGCAATATACGGAGGCACAGCGGGCAGATTTTCAATCACTTCTGGACAAGCATGTTGCTAAGACGGAGGAACGCCTTGCTCAGGTGACTTCCCAACCATCACCGGGCACGGATGGAGCTGCTAGTGCAGTAGGCGAAGCTAGCAAATCAGTGGGTAAGCTTCCGACACTACTTTCGGATTTCAGGGATGTGAATGCTATGATAAAAACATTACGGGTTAAGGTACCCAGATTTGATGGAGCCAATGTTGAGGATTGGATTTACAAGATCAATAAATTTTTTGATCTTCATCGTGTTGATCACTCAATGCGTCTAACTGTGGTGGCATTTCACTTGGACAGAGCTCCATCTACTTGGTTTCAATGGATGGAACAGGGGGGAGCATTTGCTGATTGGGACTCCTTTCTGCGGGCGTTGAAACAACGTTTTGGTAGTTCAATATATCATGATCCACTGGGTCACATCTCCAAACTTATGCAGACAGGCCGAGTATCAGATTACAGAGCTGAATTTGAATCCTTGATGCCCATAATCTCAGGAGTGAGTGAGTCTATGTTCTTGAACTTCTTTGTGTGGGGTCTAAAATTGGAAATTCGGAGGGAGTTATTGATGCTGAAACCAGTGGAATTGGCGGATGCAATGGCGAAAGCGCAATTGTTTGAGGATCATCACGACGATATGACCACTCGAAGTAGAGGTGATGGCAGTCGTTCTACTTGGATTCCTCGATCAAATGGCACCAATTCGGGCACTGTGGTGGTACCTCCGCCAGCAACCAAACAAGTTTTCTCTTCTGCAGCACCAACAAACAGACCACCACCAGCCGGTACTCATTCATTACCTATTAAACGTTTAACACCCGTGGAATTGAAAGATAGAAGGGATCGGGGTGTGTGTTTTACTTGTGATGAAAAGTTCACTTATGGTCACAAGTGTAAAAACAAGATGTTGTTGTATTGTGAATATGGAGACGAAGACTGTGAAGAATTTACAACGTTAAAATTTCCAGGGGATGGGGATACAACTGAAGAGGAggtgagtttcaattcactaacgAATTCGATGAATCCGCGCATTTTTCGAATCATGGCGAAGCATGGGAGTGACGCCTCGGAGGTGTTAATTGATACGGGTAG
The Humulus lupulus chromosome 6, drHumLupu1.1, whole genome shotgun sequence DNA segment above includes these coding regions:
- the LOC133785907 gene encoding uncharacterized protein LOC133785907; translation: MRGVLNEIANFLWEISSVSKRACSVTLVLSMTLSFTMKNEEIAAMLQALDLKFQQYTEAQRADFQSLLDKHVAKTEERLAQVTSQPSPGTDGAASAVGEASKSVGKLPTLLSDFRDVNAMIKTLRVKVPRFDGANVEDWIYKINKFFDLHRVDHSMRLTVVAFHLDRAPSTWFQWMEQGGAFADWDSFLRALKQRFGSSIYHDPLGHISKLMQTGRVSDYRAEFESLMPIISGVSESMFLNFFVWGLKLEIRRELLMLKPVELADAMAKAQLFEDHHDDMTTRSRGDGSRSTWIPRSNGTNSGTVVVPPPATKQVFSSAAPTNRPPPAGTHSLPIKRLTPVELKDRRDRGVCFTCDEKFTYGHKCKNKMLLYCEYGDEDCEEFTTLKFPGDGDTTEEEVSFNSLTNSMNPRIFRIMAKHGSDASEVLIDTGSNNNFLLESLASQLNLPWEDTKRFKVYMGNGNFLLCSKICTDVELVLQGHSFVVDLYVLPICGLDVVLGTQWLQTMGQCIHDHKALTMEFSWKGSLVKLAGSIEVVAHQVSYNQFTALLRKGEVRDVYRLAAVMAEENNTGTNLALVDLTIPTVGKGLLTDYADVFEDPKQLPPCRVVDLQIFLQPGSLPVNIRPYRYPYFQKDIIEKLVEEMMGMGFIRSSTSPYSSPVLLVKKKDRSWHFCVDYRALNGLTVKDRFPIPTIEELLDELGLSMVFSKLDLRAGYYQIRMDRRDIRKTAFWTHEGHYEFVVMPFGLTNAPSTFQGAMNQVFRPFLRQFVIVFFDDILVYSTNEDEHVTHLKKVLQQLREHRFYAKVTKCQFFQKKNSILRTFGICKWCPSRPCQDIRHVGVANTNFT